gtttgacaatgctatgtttaagtggttttgaactatattctctttgggtgcccctgatcataTCCGTTCAGTCAAACTCCACCGATTGTCCGATACAATCTCACTCCAATTGCTATTTGGCGTGGGTTCTTCCACGTCAAACGTAGTCACTAGAAGTTTGTTATATCGGGGTCTCATTGTATTCAGTAATAACTAAGTCATTATCCACTTAAAAGTCGGATTGTGACTTATCCGGTGGAGAACATTATACACATAGGACAAATACCCCGGTACCATTTTACTTTAGTTATTTAACCTTTACATCGCGAATTATTAGGTCAAAGGCATTAGCTACATCGGTCTCTGTTTGTGACAAGCAAAGATTTCATAGAGTTCTTGAACATTAATTGTATCGGATTTGTGGCTTTTTGAACTTACGCTGTCACCTGAGACGCTTTCAAGATCATTCGTTTTAAAACAGCGATAAAAGAATGTagatttattttctcttttcttgcgTACGTAATTTCGGTTTCAAAATACGCTGTTTAGttatctgaagaaaaaaatcccaGTGAAGGAATCATCGTAAAAGTGAGACTAACTGTCTGACTTGAACTAATTTTAGGTCTGTAAGTCGATATCAATAATTCGGCCACAAGTACTGTTGTCTCCAAATTTTTAATATTCAGATTTCTCAAAAAAATAGAAGgagaaaaaactaaaattagtCTTATTGTTTGGGAAAAACAACCAATTTATTTTCTCTAAAGAAACTATGATATGCCTTTTAACCAAGCAGGTCGTTTATTGTACATATttaataagattttttttcatctctaGAACTGAAGAACTTTAAAATTTCTATTcctaaatttttctttccagCTACACGACAAACGTCAACTAAATGTAAATTTCTTGCTGTAAGTTATCTCTATAGCTACAGGGTTTAAAATATCACCAGGTGACAGGTAACAATATCAGTGATATTTGTTTCTCGCAGTAGATCGTCAAAAGGACTTACTTTGAAAACTCTTGTATTtactttttccattttcataGTTAACAAGTACAGCTGTCGGTTGTGGGTATCACTCACTGGaaatttcttctttatttttttcgtgcCTCTTTTTgtactaaagaaaacaaatgtgaAGACTATTTTTTGATAACATTTAATTTCCAAGTGAAATTATTTTACGTCGTTTATATTTGATAGTTTATTTCAATTCACTTTATAGAGTTTCCAATTCTCGTCTTATATAATCGACACTATTTGTATTTCTCTGTTGAAGTCTCCCGCTTcattattttctgttttccaaaagttaacaataaaatgtatttctttcaggaaatttatgtttacttaaattttctgttgttttggaATCTATTCAATTTAACGTCAGCGTTTTGGTAGATATAGCCATTTTGTCGCGACTTTTCAGGCTGTTTAAGTCCTTactcaatatgaaaaaaaaatcttgaaaggaTTCACGAAATGCGATTATAGTGTCGCAAAGTTAATAACCGAAATTATTTTActggttttctttattttagtgCAAAGCTAAGGTCAATgatgaaaaacattttattcGCATTTATAAtatatgaaattattttttgtttggtaacaaaaaagcgtctttgattgcaaaattaattttataaacATTATCTCGTACGTACATCAACTTAATAATCCCGacattatttctttaatttaaggaatatctgcttttaatgtggttaaaataaaattgtttggTGTTGGGactatattttttcatttactttgtAAACACAACAAAGGCACTTAAATTTAAACATtgctttatttttaactttagaTCCTTTTAAAATAGATGAAAGTTCAAATAAATTCTTAATTCCATATTCTCCCGTTTGCTCATATTGCAGTGTTAACATAAtatgtttatttgtttgaaaGTCTCTCCGTAATGTTGCAAATAACGTTATCAAACATTGAAAGTACCCCCAAGATAGTTTTGCGTGCTTTTCTGTCCCCGTTTTATTTAGAAtctattgttttgaaagggGTCTCGTCTGCAATTGCATTTGTTTGAATTGATCGCCTCATTAGGCAATCTACATTCGGTGGATAATATTTGGTGCTATATTTTCGTACTAGACAGTTCGAGACATAAACAAATAATCTTTAGCTGCAAATTAGAAATATTCTCTCTATGGGCGACTGGTCTTGGCTAGTAAATTTGCTCGTGGATAGGAAAAGGTTTCGCGTCAGAATGCAAATTTTCGTAATTATGCTTTCACAATGCAAACGTAGTGCAGGGACGTTTTCAGTGGTTAAGTATATACACGAGGTGTGAAACTGTAATCCCTTTGGACTTTTAAGTGGAAATTAGCGTTTCACAAAGGAATATTGGAAGTCTTGAGTGCACCTTGAAGCCAGCTCGTTGTTCAGATGAACATCGCGATTGTGGTACGCCACGGACGCCAGGATGCCGACATCTTGCGATGCGGAAAAATTTACTGCTACACGATTTATCCAATTAGGCAAACATGACCTGAAGGTGAAGTTGACATATTGCTGTATATCATTGTGGTTATGAGAGATACATCGACAGTTTTATAAAGAATTTTATGAACAGGTTTTGCAATGTCAACAGTTGTGAGCGAATTGAACGAGATCGAGTTCAGTTTTCGCGACGAGGGCTCCATGGCTAGGAGAACGGCGCATAACGGTTACAACACCAGCGAAATAGACGATACAAGAGCACAAAAGGTCGCTTGGAAGAGCTTAACGTCTGACGTCGTGGCAAAGGTACAAGAGATTGACAAAGAAGATGTTGGTACCATAACAAAAAGGGGCGAGTTGGCAACAACGGTGCCAAATGACGTAGAGGAAAAAGGCTTAAGGTCAAAAAAATTCAACGATGGTCGTCCCCTTGACGTTAAACAAGGAGATGCCTTGGACGAAACAGGTCGATATATTATTCAAAATGTGCCGATTGTGAAACATTCTACATTACCCCTTGGTTTTTTTATTCGTCAAGGCGATGGGTTACTCAGAAAGTATGGGATATTTGTTTCACGTATTGCTAAAGGGAGCGTAGTCGAAGCGAACGGACTTCTCAAAGTTGGAGATGAAATTGTTGCGGTAAATCATGTCGATGTTGAAGGTTTTTCTCTGGATGATGTAGTGCGACTTATTCAGATCCCtcgaaaattaattttgacgaTCAAAACGAACGCCTCTGTTTTCAAGCGAAGCTCATCGGTGGGGGAATCTTATGGCTATGTAGATACAAACAatagaaaaacggaaaaaggatCATCGCGGGAGTATAGGCCTAAAAATAAGGCTTCCCGCGCGAGTGACTACAGCGAGGCGAGCAACCATAGCAAACAAACTATGCAAATAGAGACGGAAGCTTTTAATGTCGATAAAAATGCAAATGAGTTTCGGGACTTTTCAAGATCATCGGTGCGTTCGGAGGGATCATCGACTATCGAGGACCTTATTAACGCGATTCGAGTGCAGAATACTCGATTCCAGCACGCTAAACGAAGTTTAGAACACTCTGGAAGTTTTCCGCTGGATCAAAGCCAGTTATCTAAGTCGGGGGAAGAGGCAAGAAGTGTTAAGAGCTCTCAGACGAGACAGACAGGACGATTGCCAAGAAATCCTGGGATTCCTACGAGAAAGCCATCAGCCGATAGCATAATTTTGTCGAAGAGAACTCCGCCGACCGCGGCCCGGAGATCCAGCACTTTAACTCCTGTCACAACGGTCAACCTTATCTTCGACGATCCCGACGATTATAAGTCTGCAAATCCCTCCAGTCAAAAAATCATTGCCGGAAAAGACAGCATCTCTGAAGATGATTCCGTTAACGTCATTTCGGCGATAATGAATTCACGAAGTCTTCCGGGCTCCCCAGTAGGGAGCCCGAAGATGCGACGAAGACTTCCATCTGTGCCTTCGGACAGTGGTAGATCGAGTCGGTCCGGGAGCGAACGCTCAGTTGGTGAGAGTGGCAATGAGAGTCCTGCTTCGTCTTCTCCCACAGCTGCTAATCCGCTCTTGACTGTACCAGTTGAACCGAGGAGCCGAAGAATGCTCCCTACACCACCCCCGTCTCCAGTGGCCTCCCACAAAGAGTCACCAAGCGTGACAGAACAGAAAGCTCAATTATCTTCAGAAAGACAAGACAGTAGAAAGTCCAGTCGAAAGGGTGGGAGTGGACCGTCGGATAGTGAATCCCCGGAAGATAAATCACCGACGCTGTCACCCTCGCGGAGGGATTCCGGATTGTCACTAAGCCAAATTTTCAATGCTTTGGCCTTTAGGAATCACTCAGATACAAATGATTTGACGGAAAAGAGCAAAGATAGGCATGGAGAGAGGACTGAATCTTATAAAATCCCTTCTTCGGCTCAACAGTCCGTCCTTAAAGGTGAGACCCTGCACGAAAAAATGTTTGATCAGCAGAAAAGTTCAGTGCTGCTTCAGTCGCGTTCCTCCGGCGGATTACAACCACCAAGCCTTCCCCGGAGACTTGCTAGTCGCTCATCACAGCCGAACTTGTTAGTAGCAGTTCAAGAGGAACAAACCAAGCCAAATGGAAATCTCTCGCTTGCTACAAACTCAAGGTTTTCACCTCTTAGCATAAGGCGCGCTAGCTTTGCTTCGATCAGTGACAAGAGCTTAACCAATCAGCTTGCCGATAAGGACATGACTGACAGTGATTTGCTTAGAAGCGAGGCTGAAGATGGCTTCTTGATATTTCCGGATGATTATAGTGGACACAATTTGTTATCTTCACATGCTGTATCCGGAATGGTCTCGCTACACATCATCAAAGCGACGAATCTTCAATTTGCAGACAAGAAACTgttagagaaaaagaaaaaagtgttttgtgCTGTCGAGGTGGATTTTGAGCGAAAAGCTTTCACGAGTTCTAAAAAGGCATCGAAAATCCTAATGTGGGATGAGATGTTCGAAGTGGAAATCCAACATGGCCGTGAAGTGTGCCTTTCTTGTTTCACTTCCAACCACGAATATGATAAACCCGTGGGTAAGGTGTCCTTCAATCTTTCGCCCTTTGTGCGCGCTGGAAAGCAACACAAGGTTTTGTTCCGAATGAATCCACAAGGCGCAATTCACATCGAGATGGAGTTTATTGAGATGAAGACACTGCTCAAACGAGCTCCGTCCGACAGAAAATCGGGCGTTTTCGGCTTCCAGCTCAATGTGACTTCGAGAAACGAGAACGCGAGCGTCCCGTTAGTCGTACGCAAATGTGTGGAGGAGATCGAAAAACGGGGCCTGTCTGCCCAGGGTCTGTACCGGATTTCCGGTAACGCTCGACGTAAAAAGCAGTTACATGCGCAGTTCGACGAGGACAGCACTGCTGTTGATTTGTCAGAGGAGAATTACCCCGATATAAATATCATCGCGGGAATTCTTAAGGATTATCTCCGGGAACTTCCCGAGCCCCTGATAACCGAATCTCTGTCCAAACTTCTGATCCGAGCAGCGCAGGATCATGTTCAAGACCAGGACCAGGTCTCCCAGAAGcgtcttctttcaaaatttctcgTCCAGTTACCGCAGAACAACCGGGAAACCCTGGTGTATTTGTTGAACCATTTTATGCACGTGATCGCTGAGAAGGACACTAACAAAATGGACGCGCACAATTTGTCGGTGTGTTTCGGGCCCGTGCTTTTATGTCCCCCGGCGAACCTCACAGAGAGCAAAGACTTGCTGGATCTGAAGCTCCACATTAAGGTCGTCGAGTTTCTCTTCTACCTCTGGAAGAATGCTGGTATGGCCAGTACTTAGATAAAACTGACTTTGTCTTTTGGAGATTAAGACTCCCTCTCTGCTTTATACCCTATCATTTTTAGTCATTTCATTATACTACAAAACTTGACGATCGTTTTGTTCAATTTCCATATTGCTACCCACAACGTGATATGCAATAAAATAACAGCCCACGagggtctgttttttttttctcttacagATTGTAAAACGAGCGTagtaaaatgtttgaaaaccCTCGCGTCATGTCTCCTTACGTACGAGACACGATATTTCGCCATTCTCGCTGTTGTTGTGGCCTTTGTATCCCTGAGAAACTCAAAAGGCCACCTTAGCCTTGTTGTTATCGATCATTTCATTATATCCTTGTACTGCCGCTATCTATCACCCTCCTGATTGGACAAGTTTGCGTGACAATTCTCTACCTTTCTGCATCATATTATGGAGAATACCCAACGTATCAGGCGCGTCGAAAGGGTTGAGTCCGGCCAATTTTTTCCACGCACAGAGCGTATTTTTACCCCTaacaccccccacccccctcttaAAGCCTATTTCAGAGCTGCCCAAAGCCAACcttgtatacagctatttcgagaaaggctGTCGgaaaaaaagtgcacgcgacaatcccgaaaggtaatacgGGATATGACCAATAAAATGTGCCTGACAccgtagctgtcgaacctacttttgttgcgttcctttagcactcgcaaacaaaCTTCCATGGCCTCCTgagccattctttcaaatttctttgaagaaaagtgaactcaaaactacccacaatacctttcgggattgtcgcgtgcaattttttcgacaacctttctcgaaatagctgtatttaTGAACATGTCAGCCAAATAAAGTTCCTAAGGTCTGTCTTCAGATGAaaggccctgggaacgaggttggcccTCAACCTCTTCATCAAAACGAGGCCTGCTCCACGATCTCTCATATcaaagagaattaaaagaaTTTTCATAGGAAAGGAAAAGCACCAGATATAACTAATTCATAGTTTTGCTATCCTgaaagcagtggcggatccaggcgAGGGGCCCGGGGgcacgccccccccccccttaattttaGTCCAAACAAGAAATTATTTTGGAGACCTGCCCCCTCCCTtttctcagggtctggatgactccccccaccccccccccccccccccccctcccattatcagaaggtctggatccgccaatGGAAAGTTCACTGCTTTCGTTACTCGGCAGCCAGGTTTCTATGGAACGTGGAGCAATAATCCATAATGATAACTCTATTGGGTGATTTACACTCCTCTTCCACTTTCAATCTTTCCAGTCTGCTTTAAAATTAGTGCTTATTTCACAGTTTTGGTGAATCTGCCTTTCAATTACTTGTCAGTTCTATTCTCAGGCAAGTTGCTAAGCAGCAAAACAAATGGATATCACTACCACACGCTTTTCAGGTCTGATCAAAACCCTAATTTATACCCTTTCAAATTAGTTTAGCCCGTTTCACCTAAAATTACTAATTTTTAGCAAAACCctccttgttttcttttgcttgtttgtttcgTTGCCAAGTAACAAGGCGGAAAATCAGAGAGATTCTGAAAGCATTCGAGGGGCAAAATAATTCTCTCTGTagatgttgtagttaattttttatctcaggtaatttttgtttttcttttgttgatggGTATGGTCATGTATGCTaataaagttgaaacaaaggaaaaataaaaataattaactacaacatagaTGTAGAAGCTTTCATCCAAATGAAATTAGCCTCGTTTTATTTGTTCATTATTGTTAGTTTTCTATGAAGGCCCGCTTTGTTTGTTGCTCATTTCGTTGCCAGGTAGCTAGGCGGAATATCAAAGAGATGTCAGGGGCCTTGGACCAATCAAATTCATAGTTTTCATGTGGATTTCTTACTGATTTCATGGGCTATTTTCTTgcacaaatttaaaattcttttcCATGATTCGATTCGCTTTTCCCCCACCTGTTGCACTTACTGCCTTTCTACGGCCCGTTTTTTGCAGATAGCAAGATAAGGAAAAACTATCGTTTCAGGTAAGGAATTTTACTTTATAATGTGTATCCTTGTGCAAAAAATTGGAtccttttgcaaaaaaatagaTGGTAGGTGATTGCCTCTAACTTCAAAGCCATTTCTTGTCatcagttgttgtttttctcttatCCTCTAGTTTCTTTTAAATTACTCGGctatatttatttttgaaatttccttACCCCAAATTAAATTATTCATATATTGATTCGCCTTCTTTTCTGGCCAAGGGgcactgcaaaaaaaaaacgataaatttttaaatttcgtTTCTTCACGGACGACCACatcataaaaatatttttaatttttcggAGCTTATCACAATTGAAGTAAAGTCAGCCTAATGGCTTGTGGCTTTAAAATGTCCGGCAATTTTCAAGGAGATTTTTCGAAACATTCTATTTCCATAGAAGCGAAATTGCTTGTTCTTTAAAGGTCAGCAATTTAAGGGTCAGTATATATATTGGAATGATTTGGCGTAAGTTAAGTGATTAAAAATGCTTAAAAGCAACACCTGTGCAGCAAATAGTTTTTTATCAAATCAACGAGAACGGTTTTTTAGGTATGAGACTGAGCTAAAACATATTGTTTCATTGCCTCGTCAGTTTGTCGGAGCGTAAGTTTTTTTCCCCCACTGTTCAAAATCATTTTGCGACAAAACGTCCCGGCCCGTAATTCTTAATCTCGCCTACCATCAACAGCCGTGTGGTACAAGGAACAGTTACATAAGGGAGGTCTATCCTTTCTTGATCtgtttaaagcacaaaaaacaCAATTTGAATACTTGAAATTTAATAGGATTAGGATGGTCCTCTCAGATCCCGTTATTTGCTACTAATCACCAGTTAAAACCTTTGTACGGTGGTGAGTGGCATCGTTAAATTTCGTTTCCTGTTTTTTTACATTAGAGATCAAGCCTTGGCGTTATGGCAAATTCAACGCCTCTTTTCGGTAGTAACCATAGCAACGCAACTAGAGAGGAACTGATTGACATACTGAGTACTGGTCAAAAAGTGAGTCTTGCGATACCTTACATCATTATCGAACCTTTGGCGCTGGGCCTTAACTTTCTCGCTCTTCTGATCATATGGAGGCAAGAAAAGTATGCTCGCAAAGCAAGCAAGAACCCGCTCTGTCAACGTATGCTACGATCCCAGCTGAGGACCTACTATTTCTTGCGTCACTTGGTATTCTCAGACCTCTTGACTTGTTTTATTGCAATCCCATTCGATGCGCTGGAGATCTACCGCCTGGAATTTCGACGCTCCCATCAGTACTGCGCTGTTTCCAAATACGTCCGTTTTGTTGCCATGGGTACCAGCTTCTACATTCTCGTCGTCACAATATTCGAACGTTTCTGGTCCTTGACATTCGCCTTCCACCGTTTGAGCGACAAAACGGTTGTGTACATGATCCGAGGGGCGTGGTTTTTAGCGTTTGTAATCAACGTTCCCTTTTTCTTCTTGTATCATTCACGAGTTGAGTACATGTCCGACAATCACCAGTATTATGTACGAGTGTGCATAGCCGAGCCAGGGACCAAGGGACAAATTGCTCGCGCCTATTTAGGCGTCACGTTAATTATTCCTGCCATTGCTATCGCAGTTTTCTCCGTTATTATAATGTACCGTGTGCTCCAAATCGAGAAATCTTTTAAAGCTCAAAGCCCAAGAGATGAAGATTCTGACGCGGATCCCTTGAAAGCCGAGGCCAGGAGAGTGGCCCTTTTGTCCAGCTATATCACTGCTAGTTTTTGGTTTTGTGTCAGTCCCGCAGGGTTTTATTACCTCATAATCGCTGGAATTGGTCGCCCGGAGTTCCCTACCTCGTATCTGATTGGTCGTTGTGTCGTCATCATCGCTAACGCCAGCGCTGCAGTTAACGCGGGGGTCACCATTTTATGTTTCAAGCCGATCAGGGATCGCGCAAAGAGGTACTTGGGTCTGGGAACCAAAGATTCTTACGATACCGTCGATGGTGGCAGCAATCAAACAGTCACCGGAGAAACCAACACTGTTCAACTGTTAGCTGTCAAGGTTAGAAGTTCTTTTCGAAAGATGAGATATGTTTTAAAAGGCGGATCACTTGCTAAGAAGGACGATGAAGAGGCTGGCACTACTAAAACTGATGAAACGGCTAAAGTCTCCAGTGAGGAACTTACAGTTACTGAAGAAACGATAAGCTCGACTATTGAAAGAACTTCAAATGAATGCCGTTCAAATATAGTACAAAGTACTGAATTATAGACAACTGTACAGAGGATGGCGCAGTCAGATAAGCCACAAGCGTATTATCTTGAGGAAATAACTCCCATATTAAGCAAATGTCATAACGTCTTCACCAGCTGTCAGCGTATTTTAAGACACATTTTCGGGGTACACTTTAACTGCGAAAAGATCTGTCTTAGCCATAAAAAATGGGGCTAtttcagtaaacaaaaaaaacagaggGTAGGGAGAAGAGAAGCAACGACCCTTGAATCTCCTCCGCTGAGGCTCCCGCTGgcaatcaggggcacccaacgaggatatagttcaaaacaccacttaacatagcattgttgaacgtattttagtattcaaacggtagatataggcatatttttatcccctaaaaactcttcatctgttcggatttcctagccgaaagtctagtgatccgaaaattatagggataaaaacttaccttcccgaaaatttcagcctggaaaaggctcccgaaaattctaggtggccttttttagggtcaaaatcccttaaaaatgggtaattataccattttgtatatgttcgaaaatcctaggaaaggcaggcaagcaagaaattttacaacaaatgctccgaaaattctagatcgcaaatcgtcttccgaacagatattttcccgaaaattgccgttgggtgcccctgtggcAATTCCAATAAAAATAGTAGACGATGGGAAGAGGAAAAGGTGGTCTCCCTGCTTGGCCTTTCCATCGTACCCCGCGCTTTCTTCTCACTGTCCACGAAAACGCCGTGGGAAAATAGACTCCACATCCTTTCAAACCCTTTCACGATTATCCCAAGTCTCCCAGCTACTTAGAAGAAGAGAATTTATGTTAGAGCTGAAGAGAGTGGACcgcgcccgagttcagacagagatggtacAATTTATCGCCTGGTCGTTCGCGTCCtcaagtacagtcgactctctcttaacggacacctctataagacggacacctctgtaaaacggacacctagagttggtccctacctttgcttattccctttat
The genomic region above belongs to Porites lutea chromosome 12, jaPorLute2.1, whole genome shotgun sequence and contains:
- the LOC140921194 gene encoding uncharacterized protein, which translates into the protein MSTVVSELNEIEFSFRDEGSMARRTAHNGYNTSEIDDTRAQKVAWKSLTSDVVAKVQEIDKEDVGTITKRGELATTVPNDVEEKGLRSKKFNDGRPLDVKQGDALDETGRYIIQNVPIVKHSTLPLGFFIRQGDGLLRKYGIFVSRIAKGSVVEANGLLKVGDEIVAVNHVDVEGFSLDDVVRLIQIPRKLILTIKTNASVFKRSSSVGESYGYVDTNNRKTEKGSSREYRPKNKASRASDYSEASNHSKQTMQIETEAFNVDKNANEFRDFSRSSVRSEGSSTIEDLINAIRVQNTRFQHAKRSLEHSGSFPLDQSQLSKSGEEARSVKSSQTRQTGRLPRNPGIPTRKPSADSIILSKRTPPTAARRSSTLTPVTTVNLIFDDPDDYKSANPSSQKIIAGKDSISEDDSVNVISAIMNSRSLPGSPVGSPKMRRRLPSVPSDSGRSSRSGSERSVGESGNESPASSSPTAANPLLTVPVEPRSRRMLPTPPPSPVASHKESPSVTEQKAQLSSERQDSRKSSRKGGSGPSDSESPEDKSPTLSPSRRDSGLSLSQIFNALAFRNHSDTNDLTEKSKDRHGERTESYKIPSSAQQSVLKGETLHEKMFDQQKSSVLLQSRSSGGLQPPSLPRRLASRSSQPNLLVAVQEEQTKPNGNLSLATNSRFSPLSIRRASFASISDKSLTNQLADKDMTDSDLLRSEAEDGFLIFPDDYSGHNLLSSHAVSGMVSLHIIKATNLQFADKKLLEKKKKVFCAVEVDFERKAFTSSKKASKILMWDEMFEVEIQHGREVCLSCFTSNHEYDKPVGKVSFNLSPFVRAGKQHKVLFRMNPQGAIHIEMEFIEMKTLLKRAPSDRKSGVFGFQLNVTSRNENASVPLVVRKCVEEIEKRGLSAQGLYRISGNARRKKQLHAQFDEDSTAVDLSEENYPDINIIAGILKDYLRELPEPLITESLSKLLIRAAQDHVQDQDQVSQKRLLSKFLVQLPQNNRETLVYLLNHFMHVIAEKDTNKMDAHNLSVCFGPVLLCPPANLTESKDLLDLKLHIKVVEFLFYLWKNAGMAST